Genomic DNA from Rhodothermus bifroesti:
CTACAGAGATGGAAGAGAAGATCAGGCGGGCACGGGAATACTATAGCGCCCAAAGGATGGTAAAGGATTATGTGGCCCTCTATCAGGCAGTTGTGGGCGACTGAAGGACCTATGGGTGCAGAAGAATCCTCTGTACGAGCCCGTTGGCTTGGTCAAATTCCTGCATACATCCTATCCCATGGTGTCGCCTTTCTTACGGGGTTGGTGAGTATAGCTATTTTGCCTCGCATTCTAGGGCCTGAGCAATACGGAGCCTACGCCCTGATTATGGCCACGGCTAATATGGCAGCTTCCCTGTTTGGGGAGTGGCTGGTTCCTTCTGGCATTCGCCTATCTTCCGAAGTCCCACACGGGTTCATTTGGAATACCCTGGGTTGGATGGCCGTTTTCTCAAGTATCCTTGGGGGCGTAGCGGTGGGTGCCTTGCTCAGCGGCCAGCAGCTGTCCCCGCACGTGGGTCTCTGGGCCTCCTTGTTTGCAGTGGCTATGATCTTATCCAAAGCGAGCATGGCATACATTCGCACGACTCTTGACCGACGGCTCATCGCGGGATACACCTTCGTTAGTAGCTTGGGTTCGCTCCTTTTAAGTCTTTCTCTTTTCTTAGTCGGTAGGCATTTGACCTGGCTGATTGTTGGCTTAAGCATCGCTCCATGGTCCTTATTCCTCATTTACAGCTTTAAATTCAGGTGGTTTCTAACGCAGCCCAGACTAGACCTTGTGCAGAGTGTTTTGCGTTTTGGACTACCTATTGCGATCACTTCCATTGGAGGTCAGATTCTCCAAGTCGCAGACCGTTACATGCTCGCGCTTTTTAAGACCCATGCAGATGTGGGAATTTACAACGCTACCTACAATCTTTCCGATAAGTTCTTGGGACTCTGCTTTTCTGTACTGTTCTCAAGTATGTATCCTGTTGCATCACATGCATGGGCGCGGGGGAATCGAGCAGATGCTGAAAGCTTACTCGTAAACCTTTTCAGATTCATGACGATAGTCGCAGGAGCTTTTGCCTGGTTTCAGGCGGCGTCAGGTGTTTCTTTCATTAGGCTGTTGGCTGGCGAAGCGTTTCGCCCGCCTTCATTGGTGCCGGTCCTCGTGGCCCTGGGAAGTTGGATTTGGTTCACGGGTATTCTCCAACATCAGCCCCTTGAGTGGGATAAACGCACTCTTTGGGTGACAGCAATGACCCTTTTTACTGCCATTTTGAACTTGGCTTTGAACTGGATTCTAATACCTTCATTGGGGGTGATTGGAGCTGCAATAGCAACTTTAGTCTCGTATTCAGCTTATTTGTTAGTATGTACATTTGTTACAAAGCATTATGGATATTACGCACGTGTGTGGGAGGTTTGGGTTATTTTAGGAACCAGTCTTGGTGCGTTCCTCCTATGGTATCGATTTCAAGGGAACGCGGGCCTTTTGCAGGGCACGCTGGCTGCTTTGGTTTATGTTGGTTTAGGTCTTGGCTCCAGGTTACTTCTTAAAATCAAGAAGGGAGCTCAATAATGAGAGTCCTTATGCTAACTGACTTTCCCTCCACACTGTTGCGGAGTGCCGAGGGCGAGGAATTATGGAGGAAGCACTTCTTACCTACCCCTGTGTTGAACCTGCTAGAAAGCCTTTCTCGCATTTCTGAGTTGGAGGTTTCAGTGCTATCCTTCAGCCGTAGTGGAACTGCAGCTGGGACGCTGTGGGGACGTATCCATGTGGAGATGCTTCAGGTTCCAAGGGGAAGTGGGCTCAGTACGCTTTACCTTCTTCGTAGGCCGTCAGTTCTAAGGGCGGTGGAACGCCTTCGCCCGGATATCGTGCATGGCCAGGGGATCGAAGCTGGATATGCTTGGTTAGCTACGCTTCAACCATGTCCGCACCTTCTGACTTTCCATGGCGTCTACGGTGTAACAGCATATCTGAAACCTCGAGGCATATGGCAGCATCTTGGGCACGTACTCCAGCGCGTGACGCTGCGAAGGGCACGGCACATAGTTGCGATTTCTCATTACTTGGAGGACTGGTTTCGTCAAAGCACGCGGGCAAGTGTCTACTTTATTCCGAATGCGGTTAACAATCGTTTTTATCAGGTAAAGTCTACCGGAAAGGCTGAGTTTGACCTACTTTACGTGGGGCGTATCACGGAGTCTAAGGGACTTCTGGAGGCAATTAAGGTAGTAGCCAGGTTGGAAAAGAAAGGGGGAAGGGGATTGAAGATGGCTGTGGTGGGAAGAGCGAGTGATATGGGAGGCGAAGATTACCTGAAGCGGTGTCGCCAGCAGGCAGAGGCACTGGAGCGCTCAAAGGTGTTTTTTTTAGGAGCCGTACCTAATGATAAATTACCCGAGATACTTTCTGTATCAAAACTGCTGGTTCTTCCAAGTCAAGGAGAAAACTTTAGCATGGTGGCTGCCGAGGCGAGTGCGGCGGGGGTGCCAGTGGTTGCTTATCGCGTGGGCGGTTTGCCTACCGTAGTGGAACACGGTGAAACTGGTCTTCTGGTGCCTCCAGGCGATATTCAGTCCTTGAGCAGTGCTGTAGAAGAACTGATCGGGGATGAGAGGCTGCGCCTGCGTTTCGCTAGAGCTACCAGGGAACGAGCGATGAGTTGGCACCAGGATACGGTGGCGCGACGCACTGCCGAGCTTTATGGTAAGATTATTGCTAAGGAGACGTCATGGCGTTAATTAGTGTGCTCACACCGAGCCTGAACTATGGTCGATTCCTGGAAGATGCTATTTTGAGTGTCCGGTTCCAGGAGGGAGTGGACGTCGAGCATGTTGTTCAGGACGGGGGCTCGACGGATGGCACCCAAGAATTGCTGAAGAGGTATTCATGGGTGCAGTGGGATAGCAGTCCTGATAAAGGACAGTCAGACGCGCTCAACAAAGCCTTGCGACGTGCGCGGGGCGATTGGATCGCGTGGTTAAATGCGGACGAGTTTTTTCTCCCTGGCGCGCTTTCTCATTTACTGAGCCAAGCTATAGCTTCAGGCGCAGACGTGGTTTACGGAGATTGCCTCTTTGTCGATGAAAAGGGACAGTTCTTGAGGTTGCGTACTGCACATACCTTTAGTCAATTCGTGCTGTGGCATTACGGGCCGTTTATTCCCTCCTGCGCTGTTTTAATAAGGAGAGAGTTGCTTGGGATAGATCCATGGCACGTTGATGTTGACCGCGTCATGGATTGGCAGCTTTACTTGGACCTTGCCCTGAAAAAAGCCAAGTTTGTGTGGACACCATGTCCAATAGGCGTTTTCAGGGTACACGCTGCGCAGATTACTGCTCAAGACTGGAGGCGTTTTGCTCGTTCTTACCGCCTTTTGACAGAGCGTTACAGAGCGAGGCCAAGTCGGTTGCACTTTGAGTATGGGCGGCTTTGGCACCGCATCTTGAAGTTGAAGGATGGATGCTATCTGAGTGAGTTCCGCGCGCTGAACTTTCGTGGTCGAAGCTTCCGTTGGTTTAAGGGAGAACAACAGGCAAGCAATTTCTTGGAGTTTCTCAGAGCGTGCTACGGGTCCGAAAAAGAGGCTTAAGGGTGGGAGTCCAGGAGGTCTGCGGCATAAGGCGAATACTCGTCCTCCACAACCGCTACCAGCAGCCTGGCGGTGAGGACGCGGTCTTTGAGGCCGAGAAAGCTCTGCTGGAAAGTAAAGGACACGAAGTCATTCCCTGCGCACTCCATAACCGAGCCTTAGAAAGCATGCCCCGTAGGCGTCAGGCAGCGGTGACGGTTTGGAATGGAGAGGCCTACCAAAACTTCCGGGCGCTCATCCGAGAAAAGCGTCCCCAAGTAGTACATATCCATAATACTTTCCCCTTGGCTTCCCCTGCGGTCATTCATGCTGCCAAAGCCGAAAAGCTCCCCGTAGTCATGACCCTTCACAACTACCGCCTTCTCTGTGTAAACGCTCTCTTCTTTCGCCAGGGGCGGGTGTGTGAGGACTGCCTTGGGCACCTACCCTGGCGGGGGGTGGTGCACGGGTGCTATCGGGATAGCCGCGCAGCCAGTGCGGTGGTGGCGGGCATGTTGACTTTCCACCGATTGCTGGGCACCTGGGACATGGTGGATCGCTACATCGTCCTTACAGAGTTCTCGCGACAGAAGTTCATTCGGGCTGGATTCCCACCGGAGAAGCTGGTAGTGAAGCCTAACTTTGTTCACCCAGACCCTGGAGTAGGTGCCGGGAAGGGCGGGTATGCCCTCTTCGTGGGGCGGCTTTCGCCGGAGAAGGGGGTGGGAACCCTCCTAAAGGCCTGGGAAAGCTTGGGAGGAAGGGTGCCCCTTAAAATCGTGGGCGATGGCCCCTTAGCCCAGGAGGTGAGCCTGACAACCCAAAGGATACAGGGGGTGGAATGGCTGGGGCGCAAAGACCTGGAGGAAGTCTACGCCCTGATGGGGGATGCGGCCTTTTTGGTTTTCCCCTCGGAGTGGTACGAGGGGTTCCCTAGGGTGATAGCCGAGGCCTTCGCGAAAGGGTTGCCGATCTTGGTGACAGCCGTTGGCTCCCAGGGTAGCATCATTGACGATGGCCGTACCGGCCTCCTCTTCTGCCCTGGCGATCCCGAGGACCTGGCCGCCAAGGTGGAATGGCTTCTGGCCCATCCTAGGGACCTTGCCCGCATGCGGCAGGAGGCCCGGGCGGAGTACGAGGCCAAGTATACGGCGGAGCGGAACTATCAGATGCTCATGGAGATCTACCAGCAGGCGATTGATAACCATCGCAAGGGCAGATAGGGATGCCACAGGTCCAGCACCGCTACATCTTAGGCATGCGTGTGGATGCCACTAGCTATGCGTGGGCTACAAAGCAAATTATAGACTGGGCAGAGGCAAGGGAAAGTCGGTATGTATGCGCGGCGAATGTGCATATGGTAATGGAAGCGTACGACAGTCCCGACTTTCGGGCTATTGTGAATGCCGCGGATTTGGTAACACCCGACGGCATGCCACTGGTCTGGACGCTTCGCCGCATGGGGATCCCTAAGCAGGAGCGTGTCTATGGTCCCACACTAACGCTCTGGGTAGCGCAAGAAGCTGCGCGTTGTGGTATTCCCGTAGGGTTCTATGGCGGGCATCCAGAGGCGACACAGGGGATTTCGGAAAATCTTTCCCGTCGATTTTCTGGCTTGCAGGTATCTTATTGCTACAGTCCACCCTTTCGACCACTCACTCCCGAAGAAGATAAGAAGGTGGTTGAGGCTATTAATGCTTCGGGTACACGGATTCTATTCGTCGGCTTGGGATGCCCAAAACAGGAATATTGGATGGCAGCGCATAAAGGACAGATTCAGGCTGTTATGGTGGGGGTTGGTGCTGCTTTTGATTTTCATGCGGGGAGGATACGCCAAGCGCCTTTTTGGCTGCAACAGATGGGTCTAGAATGGTTCTTCCGCCTGCTAATGGAGCCGCGCCGGCTCTGGCGGCGATATGTTCGGCATAATCCTCGCTTCGTAGTACTCGTCGGACGACAATTATTAAAGCAAAAAGGGCACGCTCTATGAAAAAGGCACTAATTACGGGAATTACCGGCCAAGATGGATCTTATCTCACAGAGTTTCTGCTGGAGCAAGGCTATGAAGTACATGGTATTATCCGCCGCACTTCAACCTTTAATACCGATCGCATCGACCACCTCTATCGCGATCCTCATGATCCAGAGGCGCGACTTTTCCTTCATTACGGCGACCTTGCAGATGGTACTGGGCTGCGTCATATTCTAGAACGCGTTCAACCGGATGAGATTTATAACCTAGGAGCCCAATCCCACGTGAAAGTTTCTTTTGAACAACCTGAGTATACGGCTGATATTGTAGCGACAGGAACTTTACGCCTCCTAGAAGCCGTCAGAGACTTTGTGCGCAGCAGCGGAAAAGCGGTGCGTTTTTATCAAGCTGGCTCATCAGAAATGTTTGGGGCTGCTCCTCCTCCACAAAATGAAAAAACGCCTTTTTATCCTCGCAGTCCTTATGCTGCAGCTAAGGTGGCAGCTTACTGGTACGCGGTAAACTATCGAGAAGCCTATGGTTTGTTTATCTGCAACGGTATCCTGTTTAACCACGAGTCGCCACGGCGAGGTGAGACGTTCGTCACGCGTAAAATCACGCGAGCAGCTGGGCGTATCAAAGTAGGTCTACAAGATCGGCTCTTTTTAGGTAATCTAGAGGCGCGACGCGATTGGGGCTTTGCCGGTGACTATGTGGAAGCTATGTGGTTGATGCTCCAGCAGGATGAGCCCGATGACTATGTCGTTGCCACAGGTGAGTCGCATTCGGTACGAGAGTTTCTGGAATTAGCATTCGATATGCTTGATCTGGACTGGAAAAAACACGTGACGATTGACCCTCGTTACTTTCGCCCAACTGAGGTGGACTATTTGCTAGGAGATGCCACAAAAGCCCGAGAAAAATTAGGCTGGCGTCCAAAGGTTGGCTTTAGGGAACTGGTGCGGATGATGGTTGAGCATGACTTGGAATTGGCGCGCCAAGAACGCACTTTAAAAGATGCTGGCCATGTAATTGCTTTGCGAGGTATGCTCAATGACTAAGGACAGCAAAATCTTCATCGCTGGCCATCGGGGGCTGGTGGGATCGGCTATTGTGCGCAAGCTCCAGGCAGCAGGCTACACGCATCTCATTACGCGCACGCGCAATGAACTGGACTTGCGCAACCAAGCAGCCGTAGAGCGCTTCTTTGCCGAAACGCAGCCAACGTACGTCTTTTTGGCCGCAGCCCGGGTCGGCGGCATCTTGGCCAACAGTACCTATCCAGCCGACTTCATTCGCGATAATCTGCAAATCCAAACCAACGTGATCGATGCCGCCTATCGCTTCGGCGTAAAGAAGCTGCTTTTTCTGGGCTCCTCTTGCATCTATCCCAAACATGCTCCACAACCGATGAAAGAAGAATATCTCCTCACAGGAGCCCTCGAACCTACCAACGAATGGTACGCAGTAGCCAAAATCGCGGGCTTGAAGCTCTGCCAGGCCTACCGACGCCAGTATGGCTTTAATGCCATTTGCCTTATGCCTACTAACCTGTACGGACCAGGAGATAACTTCGACCTGGAAACCTCACATGTGCTGCCTGCCCTTATTCGCAAGTTTCATGAAGCTAAAACGCAAGGAGCAAAACAGGTCGTGGTCTGGGGTACCGGTACGCCCCGCCGAGAATTCCTGCATGTAGACGACCTGGCCGACGCCTGCCTCTTTCTGATGCAGCATTACAACGACGAAGACATCATCAACGTGGGCACGGGCAAGGATATCAGCATCCGAGAACTGGCCGAGCTTATTGCAGAAATCACCGGGTTCTCGGGGGAAATCGTCTTTGACACCTCAAAGCCGGATGGAACCCCACGTAAATTGCTGGACGTATCGCGCCTTTGGGCCATGGGCTGGCGACCAAAAATCGGCCTGCGCGAAGGCATCGAAGAAACTTACCACTGGTATGTGACGCATTACGCCGAAAAGGCAATGCACGTCTAAAAAGCGATCAAAGACGCTCATGGTTTGGCGCTGCGTGCAATGCAGCAGCCTTCACCTGTAGGAAAGCAATCCGGGATAAAAAGGCACTTAACAGCTATACCCCTCTGGAGGCGTTGCAGAAAGATAGGCCTCCAGAGAGCTCTTTAACAGACTTGATTGCCCAGGATAGCTACGTAGGCACGTTTTGCACAACCGTGTGCAAAGTCTGATGGCTTTAAAGAAAACACAGAAAAATAGTAAACGGTTTAGTACACGAATTATAGCTATACAACCCCTCGAAAAGCGCCTATTCCAGGAGAATTCTAGAAAAAAAAAGCCATTAAAAACGTAGTTTTAAATTATTAAACTAAACTTGATGCCAGCTTATTAAAGAAGATTTTGTGAACTGGCATTGATGTTGTCCAAAGCGCAAACAGGTCAAAGTTTGGCCTTTTTTTTGTTCTCAGGGCCAGCGCCTGTGCGTCGGTCTTTCTTTTCCGATGGGTTGTGCAGGTTGTGCCCTAGGGGAAAAAGGGGGGCTTCAGGGTACTGTGAGCATTAACACCAAAGAGACTACGCCGATGCCTTTCTGGTTAGAAGCCGTCAGAGAAGAGGATCGCAGTTTGGGAGAAAACGAATCGTTGCTGCAAGCAGGGATCGTCTGGGATGCGCGTGAACAGCAAAAAAGCGGAAGGCTTTTCCTCCATGTAGGACGTAAGCGCGCTTGGGATTATCACCGTCGTCGTTTAGAAAATGCAGCCGTTATTGCTTTAGCGGAAGGGTTGGTCCTATCTGCGGCCCTGTTGCTGGCCCATGCGCTTGAGCTCTGGCTCAACAAAAGTGCGCTCTTTCCGCGATGGGCTTGGGGGATGCCCGTGCTTTGGTGGTTTGTGGCCTTGGCGCTACGCTTGTTGCCTGGATGGGGATTAGGGGCAGCCGAAGAGCTGCGGCGCCTGGTGATGAGTTTGGCTATGCTGTTTATGAGCATCATGGTTTTTCTGTTTTTGGCGCGAAGGTCGACGAGCAGTGCCCGCTTTTTGCTCAGCGTAGGTGGGGTGTTAGCTATCGTGCTGGTACCTATGGCCCGCTACCTTGCTCGAAGCGTGCTGATCCGCTTTAAAAGGTGGGGAGTAGCTACTGTGATCTATGGGGGCAACGGAATGGTTGAGCGGGTAATTTATGCCTTGCAGAAGGAGCCCCAGCTAGGCTATGTCCCGGTAGGTATTTTTCACCTTGACCAAGGGCTATGGGGGAGCAAAATCAAAAACATCCCTGTATTGGGTGGCGTGGATGCCAATACCGCTGAGGCCCCTATAGCTGTTGTGGCCTTACCGGGACTACCGGTTAGCCGCCTGAGCATGCTGCTAGACGGTCCGCTAGCTATCTATAAGCAAGTGGTGCTCATCCCTGAGCTGGTAGGGGTCCCTTCGCTCTGGGTGCGCGCATCGAACATTGGGGGAACGCTGGCGCTGGAGCTTACCTCGAACCTGCTGGATCCCTTAGCTCAAGGACTTAAACGCCTGATGGACGTGGTGCTGCTCCTATCTACGCTACCGATCTGGCTTCCCCTTATAGGGATCATTGCCCTGCTGGTGTGGCTAGAAGACCGTAAGGCGCCATTCTTTACGCAAGAACGCATTGGGTTAGAAGGGCGGAAGTTTCGCGTGATCAAGTTTCGCACCATGGTGCCCAATGCCGAAGCCGTGCTCCAACACTATTTAAACAACAATCCCCAAGCTCGGGCGGAATGGATGGCAACTTTTAAGCTCAAAAATGATCCCCGCATTACCCGTATCGGACGCTGGCTCCGCAGGCTATCGCTTGACGAGCTGCCACAACTCTTTAATGTGCTTAAGGGAGACATGTCACTGGTAGGGCCGCGGCCGCTTCCGGCTTATCACCACCACGAACTCCCGCCCCAGGTGCAGCGCTTGCGCCTGCGCGTGCGCCCCGGTGTAACAGGGCTCTGGCAGGTTAGTGGTCGTAGCGATACCGGAAACGAAGGCATGGCACGCTGGGATAGCTTCTACGTACGTAACTGGTCGATCTGGCTGGATCTGGTTATCTTAATGCGAACTATCCCCGCAGTTTTAAGAGGACATGGGGCTTATTAATCGGCTAGGCATAGGAATCCTGCTGATCGGTGTTGGCTGCCTGCCGGCAAAAGGACAAGCGATTTCTTGGGAGATGGCAGCAGCGACAGGGCTGATTACGTCTGGCGGGGGTGCACTGCCGCTTTGGTTGCATGCCAACTCATGGGGTAGCGTAGACCCCGCAGGCACCAACGGCTATCTCCAACTCGAGAGCAGCTTTCAGGATAGCCTGCGCAGCAGCTGGTCCTGGGAAGTCGGTGCTCAACTTGTGGGGCGGATTTCACCACATCGGACGCTCTTTTTTCCCGTGTTGTATGCCAGATTTACCGGACCTTTCGTGCGCCTTCAGGTAGGGCGTTATGCCTACGAGATTGGGGAAACGGCTGGAAGCTTGTCAATGGGTTCGCTCGGCACCGGAAGCAATGCTACCCCAATGCCTAAAGTGGCCGTAGAGACACCAGGTTTTCTTGCCGTCCCCGGGACACGCGGCCTGTTGCAGATCCGCGCCTATCTAGCGCATGGCTGGTTCGACGACCCCCGCCATACCCGTCGACCTTACCTACATGAGAAGTTTCTTTATGGGCGACTAGACGCAGGCATTTGGCAGCTTTACGGAGGTCTTGTGCACAGTGCCCAGTGGGGCGGTATTTCACCAATTTACGGACGCCAACCCCAAGGAATCGACGACTGGTGGCGCATCTTCTGGGGTATGAGTGGGGCACCCGATGCCCCGCCCGCCGACCAGATTTACTACCAGGGTAATCACCTGGGCATTTGGGATGTAGGAGCAAAAGGACGCCTCGGCGCCTTTGCACTACACGTCTACCGGCACTTTATCTTTGAGGACAAAGATGGGCTGAAGCTCAAAAATCCAGGCGATGGGCTATTGGGGGTAGTGCTGACCATGCCTTGGCTGCCCCTCCATCAGCTGGTATACGAGTATCTCTATACTAAGCGCCAAAGCGGTCCGATACCCCCAGGTCCAGGGCGTGGAGGTCCAGGAGGGCAAGACAATTATTATAATCATTGGCTATACCGGTCGGGATGGACCTATTACGGTCGTACCCTTAGTAATCCGCTCTTTTTCCCTCACCCCAACGGGCAAATCCTCAACATGAATCGCATTGCAAACAACCGAATTGTGGCTCATCACGTAGCTCTGGAAGGGCAGTTTGCGAAGGTTGTAGGGTATGTTTGCAAGGTAACCTACTCGCGCAACTACGGTACCTATCGGGATCGGGATGCGGCGCGAGCAGCAGGTCAGACCTACTTCTACGAGAAAGGGCCTCGGCAGTGGAGCTGGTATGCTGCGCTATGGTGGACCCTAAGGCCCCAGCTAACCCTGCAGCTAGCCGTAGCACACGACCAAGGCCAGGTCTATCCAAGAAGTACAGGCGCGCAATTGGCCCTGCGTCGACAGCTGCATTGATTGTGGCCTAGACGATCAAGCGCGAAGACGCGGTGACGATCCCCTAGCGTTTCAGCGAGACTTCTGTTTTTGGATATGCTGAACTTTGACGAGGGAAGCTCTCGGTGCAGTTGGATAATTCCTTCAGTGCCAATTAACTGGGCAGCAGGCGTGCGGTAATTGCATCGCAGACGTGCTTGCCTTTACGGCTTAGGCGTAGGGTGCCATTTCGGATAGGTTCGATCAGCCCTTCGGCCTCCAAAGCCGCCAAGTCATCGAGCTTTTCGCTGAGCAGGTCGACGCCGTAGCGCTCGGCGTAGTCGTCTAAGTTCAGCCCTTCTGCTGTGCGCAGCCGCAACAAGAGGTATTCTTCAGCCAGTTGATCGTAGGAAAGACCTTCTCGGAATTCCAAGGGTAAATGGTGCTGCGCCAGCAAAGCTTCGTAGCGACGCAAGTTGCGCACGTTAGCCCAGCGGTAAGCCCCCGGCTCAGGGAGGGCACCCCACCAGAAAGAATGCGCTGAAGGGCCAAAACCGATGTAGTTGGCATGCTGCCAATAGGCCTGATTGTGCTGGGAGCGATAGCCCGGGCGTGCAAAGTTAGAGATTTCGTAGTGCTCGTAGCCTCGGTCTGTCAGATAGTCCATGGCAAAGTCGTAGCAGGCGGTGTAGGTGGCCTCGTCGGCAGGTCGCGTGAGGCCGCGTGCCACCTGTTTGGCTAAGATGGTTCCAGGCTCAATGGTTAAGCTATACGTGGAAAGGTGCGGTATGCCACGGTCAGCCACCTTTTGTAGGTTGGCCATCCAGTACTCAATGGGTTGATCGGGCAAGCCAAAGATCAAATCAACGTTGAGGTTCTCGAATCCCGCCCGAAGCGCATTGGTGATAGCTGCTTCGGCCTGATCGGCCGTGTGCGCCCGGTGCATAAAGCGTAAATCGGCTTCGTAGAACGACTGCACCCCAATCGACAGCCGGTTAATGCCTAAATGGCGTAGCCCCCGCAGATAGTCAAGCGTGGCATCTTCGGGGTTGACCTCGAAGGTCACTTCGGTTACCTCGGACAGATCAAAATGCCGGTAGAGCGCCTCCAAAATGCGGGCCACCTCTTCTAGCGCTAGGCGCGAAGGCGTACCCCCACCAAAGTAAAGCGTAGTGACCGGTTCGATCTTGCCGTAAAGCTGACCGTAGTATTCAATTTCGATGCAGAGCGACTGCACAAAGCTGCCGTAGAGCCGCTGCCCAGTGACAAAGTAAAAGTCGCAGTAGCTGCAGCGCTGCCGGCAAAACGGGACGTGTACGTAAAGGCTGGCCATGGATAAACAGCAGGTCGTTGGCAATAAAATAACATGCGCTTGCCGTGGATTTAACCATACATGGTTTTTACATAATGCGTCTACCCCTAAAGGATCGCTTCGGTGCGTGATCCTTTGAGGCAAGAGGGGGCTTTTTTTAGCGATTAATGCCATAGCATTCGTTTTAGGGATCTGTTTGGCGTAAATTTCCTCGAGCGGTAAAGTATCGCTTGCCTACGCGCAGCTTTGCGTGAGAACTTGTGGTAGCGTGGGCTTCAAACCCCAAAGCGCCGTGCTCGACTTTGCTCAATTGCAGCAGCAGCTGCAGGATTTCGCCGCCTACCAATGGCGGCAGCGGAATGTACTGCAGGAGAAGCTGCGCGCAGCTTTGGAGGCCTGGGCAGCAGCCCCCGAAGCTGAGGCGCTCGACGAGCAAGTGAAGGACGTGCGGCCTAGCTGGCTAGTAGCACAGCTGCTCGGTACGCGGCTGCAGGAATGCAGGGACGCTCCGGAGCGTCCTGCTACCGTGACCGTGGTGGCTGCCGATGGCTCGCAGATTTTCCCTGATCGGCATGTAGAGCCCCCGTGCTTTTTGCTCAACGTAGGACGGGTAGCTTTTCAACTAGGTACGCTCGAGCCCCCACGGATGGAATCGGTGCCGCGCTTTTACTATCGCCAAGAAGACTTGCGCGATTTTCTCGATGATCGGTTTGAGGCCATTACGGTCGAAGTCGTTTCAGCGCTGCGCGACGAGTATGAACTGGAGGCCCTGCTGGAGCTAGCGACGGAGGCGCGTCGGGCAGGACGTCCGCTGGTAGCCTTGCTCGACGGCACGCTGATTCGGTGGATGATTCGCCGCTTGCATCAGCGGGAGCTGGAAGAGCGGCTTATTCAGCGCTACGCGGAGCTTTTAGAAGGCTTCCAGAAGGAGCAAATTCCGCTAGCTTCCTATATCAGCCGACCGGGTGGGGCCGAAGTGGTCAACCTGTTGCGGGTTGTGCGGGGAGAATGCACACCGCAACCCCCGGCCCTGTCCCTAGAAGGACTGCCAGACCGGCTGCTGTTTGCACAGTTACTTAAGCCTGGAGAGCGTTCAGCTGTCTTCCTTTCAGGCTCACATATTCAGTGGGCGTATGCACGGGAGCATCAGATTGCTTATGTCTACCTGGCTGTGCCTGCGCGCTATGGCACCGTTGAGATTGCCCGCATCGAGTTTCCTCAGTGGGTTGCAGAGCACACGGACTGGTTGGATCTGCTGCATGCCGTCTTGCTCAAAGAATGCGAAAAAGGCCAGGGCTACCCGATGGTGCTAGCGGAAGCGCACGAGCGGGCAATCATTCGCGGCGTCGATCGCGAAGCTTTTTATGACTTGATTGGCCGCCAGCTTTTGCAAAACGGCATGACCTTGGAAAGCTCCCGTAAACAGATGAGCAAGCGGCGGCCTGTGCTGTAACGTTACCAAACGCAAAAAAGCCCCATGCCCATAGGCGAAGTCATCGAGTCAAGTACCCGCCAATTCGTAGCCGAAGTGTATCGCGATCAAGCTCCCCCAGCTTTTGGCAGTTGGGTTTGCGTCGCGTTGCCTGAGGGGTGGAGGCTCTATGGACTGGTCAGCCACGTTGAGCTAGGCAGCACCGAACCAGGGCGACGGCCCATGGCGCTGGGGCGAACGCCAGAGGAACTGCGCCGGGAGATGCCTCATGT
This window encodes:
- a CDS encoding oligosaccharide flippase family protein — its product is MGAEESSVRARWLGQIPAYILSHGVAFLTGLVSIAILPRILGPEQYGAYALIMATANMAASLFGEWLVPSGIRLSSEVPHGFIWNTLGWMAVFSSILGGVAVGALLSGQQLSPHVGLWASLFAVAMILSKASMAYIRTTLDRRLIAGYTFVSSLGSLLLSLSLFLVGRHLTWLIVGLSIAPWSLFLIYSFKFRWFLTQPRLDLVQSVLRFGLPIAITSIGGQILQVADRYMLALFKTHADVGIYNATYNLSDKFLGLCFSVLFSSMYPVASHAWARGNRADAESLLVNLFRFMTIVAGAFAWFQAASGVSFIRLLAGEAFRPPSLVPVLVALGSWIWFTGILQHQPLEWDKRTLWVTAMTLFTAILNLALNWILIPSLGVIGAAIATLVSYSAYLLVCTFVTKHYGYYARVWEVWVILGTSLGAFLLWYRFQGNAGLLQGTLAALVYVGLGLGSRLLLKIKKGAQ
- a CDS encoding glycosyltransferase family 4 protein, which codes for MLTDFPSTLLRSAEGEELWRKHFLPTPVLNLLESLSRISELEVSVLSFSRSGTAAGTLWGRIHVEMLQVPRGSGLSTLYLLRRPSVLRAVERLRPDIVHGQGIEAGYAWLATLQPCPHLLTFHGVYGVTAYLKPRGIWQHLGHVLQRVTLRRARHIVAISHYLEDWFRQSTRASVYFIPNAVNNRFYQVKSTGKAEFDLLYVGRITESKGLLEAIKVVARLEKKGGRGLKMAVVGRASDMGGEDYLKRCRQQAEALERSKVFFLGAVPNDKLPEILSVSKLLVLPSQGENFSMVAAEASAAGVPVVAYRVGGLPTVVEHGETGLLVPPGDIQSLSSAVEELIGDERLRLRFARATRERAMSWHQDTVARRTAELYGKIIAKETSWR
- a CDS encoding glycosyltransferase family 2 protein translates to MALISVLTPSLNYGRFLEDAILSVRFQEGVDVEHVVQDGGSTDGTQELLKRYSWVQWDSSPDKGQSDALNKALRRARGDWIAWLNADEFFLPGALSHLLSQAIASGADVVYGDCLFVDEKGQFLRLRTAHTFSQFVLWHYGPFIPSCAVLIRRELLGIDPWHVDVDRVMDWQLYLDLALKKAKFVWTPCPIGVFRVHAAQITAQDWRRFARSYRLLTERYRARPSRLHFEYGRLWHRILKLKDGCYLSEFRALNFRGRSFRWFKGEQQASNFLEFLRACYGSEKEA
- a CDS encoding glycosyltransferase family 4 protein, with the translated sequence MGVQEVCGIRRILVLHNRYQQPGGEDAVFEAEKALLESKGHEVIPCALHNRALESMPRRRQAAVTVWNGEAYQNFRALIREKRPQVVHIHNTFPLASPAVIHAAKAEKLPVVMTLHNYRLLCVNALFFRQGRVCEDCLGHLPWRGVVHGCYRDSRAASAVVAGMLTFHRLLGTWDMVDRYIVLTEFSRQKFIRAGFPPEKLVVKPNFVHPDPGVGAGKGGYALFVGRLSPEKGVGTLLKAWESLGGRVPLKIVGDGPLAQEVSLTTQRIQGVEWLGRKDLEEVYALMGDAAFLVFPSEWYEGFPRVIAEAFAKGLPILVTAVGSQGSIIDDGRTGLLFCPGDPEDLAAKVEWLLAHPRDLARMRQEARAEYEAKYTAERNYQMLMEIYQQAIDNHRKGR
- a CDS encoding WecB/TagA/CpsF family glycosyltransferase, translating into MPQVQHRYILGMRVDATSYAWATKQIIDWAEARESRYVCAANVHMVMEAYDSPDFRAIVNAADLVTPDGMPLVWTLRRMGIPKQERVYGPTLTLWVAQEAARCGIPVGFYGGHPEATQGISENLSRRFSGLQVSYCYSPPFRPLTPEEDKKVVEAINASGTRILFVGLGCPKQEYWMAAHKGQIQAVMVGVGAAFDFHAGRIRQAPFWLQQMGLEWFFRLLMEPRRLWRRYVRHNPRFVVLVGRQLLKQKGHAL